The Ralstonia sp. RRA DNA segment GTCGCCGAATTCTCCGGCATCACACTCTAACGGCACTGGCACCCGCATGACCGAGCGCGCCATCGACGGCATCTTCAACGAGGACTGCATTACCGGGGTCGGGCATCTGGCCGACGGCAGCGTGGACCTCGTCATCGCCGATCCGCCGTACGGGCTGGGCAAGGATTACGGCAATGACTCCGACAAGCTGTCGGGCGATGCCTACCTGGCCTGGTCCGAACGCTGGATCGATGCGGTGGTTCCCAAGCTGGCGCGCAACGGCTCGCTCTACCTGTTCTGCACGTGGCAATACGCGCCGGAACTGTTCGTGATGCTCAAGCAGCGTCTCATGATGATCAACGAGATCATCTGGGACCGCCGCGTGCCCAGCATGGGGGGCAGCACGCGCAAGTTCTCGTCGGTGCACGACAACATCGGCTTCTTTGCTGCTTCGCGCGACTACTACTTTGACGTCGATGCCGTGCGCATTCCGTACGACGCCGAGACGAAGAAAGCGCGCAGCCGCAAGCGTTTTGAGGGCAAGAAGTGGCTGGAAGTCGGCTACAACCCGAAGGACGTGTGGAGCGTGTCGCGCCTGCACCGGCAAGACCCGGAGCGCGCGGAGCACCCGACGCAGAAGCCGCTGGAACTGGTGGAACGCATGATCCTGGCAAGCTGCCCGCCGGGCGGCCTGGTGCTGGACCCGTTCCTGGGCAGTGGCACCACGGCTGCGGCGAGCGCAAGGCTTGGCCGCCGCTTTGCCGGCTTCGAGATCAACGCCGACTATTGCCGTGTAGCACGCGAGCGCGTGGCTGCTGTGCATGCCGCTGCTGCCAACGCACAACCGACTGAATCTGAGGCGCCTGACACCATCAAGGTCGCCTGACAAACCGATCCCCCTATGTCCCGCATCGCTCAAACCTTTTCGCAGTTGTCCGCACAGGGCCGCAAGGGCCTGATCCCGTTCATCACGGCGGGCGATCCGTACCCCGAGATGACCGTTGACCTCATGCACGCGCTGGTGAAGGGCGGCGCCAACGTCATCGAGCTGGGTGTGCCGTTTTCTGACCCGATGGCCGACGGCCCGGTTATTCAACGTGCGTCTGAACGCGCATTGGCCCAGAAGGTGGGCCTGCGTACGGTGCTGGAATACGTGCGCACGTTCCGCGCCACGGATGCCACGACGCCCGTGGTGTTAATGGGCTATGCCAATCCGATCGAGCGCATGGGCGTTGACGCCTTCGCCAAGGCTGCGTCTGAAGCAGGCGTGGACGGCGTGCTGGTGGTCGATTACCCACCTGAGGAGTGCGAGGACTTCGCCAAGGCCATGAAGGCCACCGGGATCGATCCGATCTTTCTGCTGGCGCCGACATCCACCGAGGCGCGTATTGCGCAGATCGCCCGCGTGGCCAGTGGCTACATCTACTACGTCTCGCTCAAGGGTGTGACCGGCGCGGCGACCATCGATCTGGATGCCGTGGCTGCACGCATCCCGCAGATTCGCCAGCACGCGCGGCTGCCAGTGGGCGTCGGCTTCGGCATCCGTGATGCGGCAACTGCACGTGCCATCGGTGGCGTTGCCGATGCCGTGGTCATCGGATCCCGCATTGTGCAATTGCTTGAAGAGGCTCCGCGCGAACAAGCGGTACAATGCTTGACTGATTTCATCGCGGAGATCCGCCAGGCGCTGGACGCCTGAGTCACATTCTTCGCGCGAGCGCATTCAAGGAGCACGCATGAGCTGGCTGGACAAACTGCTTCCGCCCAAGATCCAACAGACCGATCCGTCGCAACGCAAGGGCATTCCGGAAGGCCTCTGGATCAAATGCCCGGCCTGCGAGTCGGTGCTGTACCGTACCGACATCGAAGCCAATCTGCACGTCTGCCCGAAGTGCGACCACCACATGCGCATCGGCGCGCGTGCTCGCCTGGATGCGCTGCTGGACGCCGAAGGCCGCTATGAGCTGGGCCAGGAGATCCTCCCGGTCGATCCGCTCAAGTTCAAGGACAGCAAGAAATACCCCGACCGCATCAAGGCCGCCATGGACAACTCCGGCGAGACCGATGCAATGGTCGTGCTGGGTGGCGCCATTCATGCGCTGCCGGTGGTGGTGGCCTGCTTCGAGTTTGAGTTCATGACCGGCTCGATGGGCTCGGTGGTGGGAGAGCGCTTTGCACGCGGCGCGCAGATGGCGCTGGAGCAGAAGGTGCCGTTCATCTGCGTGACGGCATCGGGCGGTGCGCGTATGCAGGAAAGCCTGCTGTCGCTCATGCAGATGGCCAAGACCACGGCGATGATCCAGAAGCTGGCCGAGGCCAAGCTGCCGTTCATCAGCGTGCTGACCGATCCGACCACCGGCGGTGTGTCCGCCAGCTTTGCCTTTATGGGCGATGTGGTGATCGCTGAACCCAAGGCAATGATCGGCTTTGCCGGCCCGCGCGTGATTGAGCAGACTGTGCGCGAGAAGCTGCCGGAAGGCTTCCAGCGTGCCGAGTTCCTGCTGCAGAAGGGCGCCATCGACATGATCGTCGACCGCCGCAACATGCGCCGCGAGATTGCCGAGCTGCTGGCGCTCTTGCAGAAGCAACCGGCCGACGCACTGGCCTGATGCACCACACCTGTTGAACCGAAGCGCGGGCGAGAGTCCGCGCTTCTTGTTTTTGCGCGGCAGGTTTGCCTCAACGCCACCCCGGCCGCGCCACTCATCGTTCGCATGCCTACATTCGATAACCTTCCCGATTGGCTGGCCCACCTGGAAACCGCTCACCCGGTCGGCATCGACATGGGCCTGGCCCGCATCAGCCGCGTGCGTGACGTGCTGGGTCTGGAGTTCACATCCGTCGTCTTTACGGTTGGCGGCACCAACGGCAAGGGCTCGACCTGCTCGATGCTGGAGGCGATGCTGCTGGCCGCCGGCTACAAGGTTGGCTGCCATACGTCGCCACACCTGATCGATTTCAACGAACGCGCCCGCGTGAATGGCGAGATCGCCACCGACGCGATGCTGCTGCCGCATTTCGAAGCCGTAGAGCGCGCGCGCTGCAGCCTCAGTGACGACCACGGTGAGCCGGTCAGCCTGACGTATTTCGAGTTCACCACGCTGGCGATCATGCATCTCTTTGCCAACGCGGGGCTCGATGCGGTCATTCTCGAAGTGGGTCTGGGCGGGCGTCTGGATGCGGTCAATATCATCGACACGGATTGCGCCATCATTACCAGCGTCGATCTGGACCACATGACCTATCTGGGCGACACGCGCGAGGCGATCGGCTTCGAGAAGGCGGGGATCTTCCGCCCGGGCAAGCCGGCAATCTGCTCCGATCCGGTGCCGCCGATTTCGCTGGTCAAGCAAGCCGAGGCCGTTGGTGCTGACCTTTGGTTGATCGGCCGCGATTTCAACTTCCAGGGCGACAAGCAGCAGTGGGGTTTCAGCGGACGGGGGCGGCGCTGGCCGAGCCTCGGCTATCCGGCACTGCGCGGTGCGAATCAGTTGCTGAATGCCTCGGCGGCCCTGGCGGCGCTGGAGTCGGTGCGCGACCGGTTGCCAATTTCCGCGCAGGACGTGCGCCTGGGGTTGTCGCAGGTGGCGTTGCCGGGCCGTTTCCAGGTCATGGCAGGTCGTCCTGCAGTGATTCTGGATGTGGCGCATAACCCGCATGCGGCAGCAGCGCTCGGTCAGAACCTCGAAAACATGGGCTTCTTCCGCTACACCTACGCGGTGTTCGGTGCCATGCAGGACAAGGACATCGCCGGGGTGCTCGGTCACATGCTCGACAAGGTCGACCATTGGTGTCTGACCGATCTGCCGACACCGCGTGCGGCCAGCGCCGCGCGCCTGGAGCAGGCATTGACGGACGCCGGCTTCCAGCCGGGCAAGGAGTCGAGCGTCAGCACATTCAGCGATCCCGCCACAGCCTATCGCAACGCCATGGAGCGTGCGACTGAGGATGATAGAATCGTGGTCTTCGGATCGTTCTTCACCGTTGCTGGTGTGCTTGCGGAGCGCAAGAACCGCGCGCACTAGCCAAGCGCATTGCCAACATTGGGCAGCGCCGGGTCACAGGACGACCCTGGCGTCGGCGCTGCCCTCGCATGCATCGTCTGAGAGCCAAACCGAGCGCAATCCATGGGACTGTTTTCCATCTTCTCCTCCCGCAAAAACGCTGAAGGCGAACGCTCGCGCGGCGCCGCTGGCAGTGCCGCCGATGTGGCCCGCGATGCGGTCCATGAATCGCGCACCTCGTCCCGCGCATCTTCGAACTCCCGTAGCCGTGCCTCTCGCCGTACGGACGATGACGACGATGGTCTCGACCCCGAACTCCCGCAAAAGCAGCGCGCCCGTCGTCGATTG contains these protein-coding regions:
- a CDS encoding site-specific DNA-methyltransferase; protein product: MTERAIDGIFNEDCITGVGHLADGSVDLVIADPPYGLGKDYGNDSDKLSGDAYLAWSERWIDAVVPKLARNGSLYLFCTWQYAPELFVMLKQRLMMINEIIWDRRVPSMGGSTRKFSSVHDNIGFFAASRDYYFDVDAVRIPYDAETKKARSRKRFEGKKWLEVGYNPKDVWSVSRLHRQDPERAEHPTQKPLELVERMILASCPPGGLVLDPFLGSGTTAAASARLGRRFAGFEINADYCRVARERVAAVHAAAANAQPTESEAPDTIKVA
- the trpA gene encoding tryptophan synthase subunit alpha: MSRIAQTFSQLSAQGRKGLIPFITAGDPYPEMTVDLMHALVKGGANVIELGVPFSDPMADGPVIQRASERALAQKVGLRTVLEYVRTFRATDATTPVVLMGYANPIERMGVDAFAKAASEAGVDGVLVVDYPPEECEDFAKAMKATGIDPIFLLAPTSTEARIAQIARVASGYIYYVSLKGVTGAATIDLDAVAARIPQIRQHARLPVGVGFGIRDAATARAIGGVADAVVIGSRIVQLLEEAPREQAVQCLTDFIAEIRQALDA
- the accD gene encoding acetyl-CoA carboxylase, carboxyltransferase subunit beta; the protein is MSWLDKLLPPKIQQTDPSQRKGIPEGLWIKCPACESVLYRTDIEANLHVCPKCDHHMRIGARARLDALLDAEGRYELGQEILPVDPLKFKDSKKYPDRIKAAMDNSGETDAMVVLGGAIHALPVVVACFEFEFMTGSMGSVVGERFARGAQMALEQKVPFICVTASGGARMQESLLSLMQMAKTTAMIQKLAEAKLPFISVLTDPTTGGVSASFAFMGDVVIAEPKAMIGFAGPRVIEQTVREKLPEGFQRAEFLLQKGAIDMIVDRRNMRREIAELLALLQKQPADALA
- the folC gene encoding bifunctional tetrahydrofolate synthase/dihydrofolate synthase; translation: MPTFDNLPDWLAHLETAHPVGIDMGLARISRVRDVLGLEFTSVVFTVGGTNGKGSTCSMLEAMLLAAGYKVGCHTSPHLIDFNERARVNGEIATDAMLLPHFEAVERARCSLSDDHGEPVSLTYFEFTTLAIMHLFANAGLDAVILEVGLGGRLDAVNIIDTDCAIITSVDLDHMTYLGDTREAIGFEKAGIFRPGKPAICSDPVPPISLVKQAEAVGADLWLIGRDFNFQGDKQQWGFSGRGRRWPSLGYPALRGANQLLNASAALAALESVRDRLPISAQDVRLGLSQVALPGRFQVMAGRPAVILDVAHNPHAAAALGQNLENMGFFRYTYAVFGAMQDKDIAGVLGHMLDKVDHWCLTDLPTPRAASAARLEQALTDAGFQPGKESSVSTFSDPATAYRNAMERATEDDRIVVFGSFFTVAGVLAERKNRAH